The genomic window TTATTCATCGTCAGATACACGCTTCAAGGATTGGGCAATCAAAAGGCCCCAACCATTGCTGGTATTGCAGAATTGATCATGAGAGTCTTTGCTAGTGTCGTACTCATTAAATCCTTCGGTTTCTTAGGTGCAGCAATGGCTAACCCATTAGCTTGGATCGGTTCGACTTTAGTCTTAATCGGAACTTGGAATTTAACGATGCGGGAATTACGCAAGAAGAGAAATCTTTTGCACGACCGTGTTGAAGAAATCCAGCAAGAACAGTAAAAACACTATATCGACTTTGAGCCTCGCTCATTGGTCAATATGGTGTTTTTGTTTACAATCTTTTATTAGCTTCAATAATTGAATCTTCAGCAACGGCACATTTTCCGATGTAGTTGAAAAATGCATGACCCATACCGCCGTATCTAATGAAGGTCACATCTCCTCCGGCTGTACCAACTTGTTCAGCCAACGCTTCGTCTTGAAGTCTGAATGGATCAAACTCGCCGACAATAACGGTGAGATTTTTGAAATTAGTTGGATCTGCATGCAGTGGCGAAATAATTGGCGACGTTAGATCAAAGCTTTTTCCATCGGTGTAAAACTGCGTCATCAACCGATCCAATTGTTTGAACGTCCGATAATTACTGTGAAGATACTTTCTTTCATTTGGAGCTATCGAGATCTTTTTATCATCCCACAATGGTCCATTATGATTGGAACCATGAATGATCGTTGGGTAAAACAGCACGTGATCATCAATTTGACAAATCCCCAGCTGATTAGCTAATTGACTGACACCTAAAGCAATCGAGGCGCCAGCAGAATCACCAGAAATTTGTACTTCAGAATGGTCTTTAGCAATCAGTGAAACCACCGACAAGCAATCAAATATCGCTGAAGGATAAGGATGTTCTGGCGCCAATCCATAATCAATACTATAAATCGTACCAGCATACATCGTGGCAAGATATTTCAACGGGATCAATGTATCTGACACCGCACCACCAAAATAAGCTCCACCATGTACATAGATTAAAGCTTTATTTTCACGAGGCAAGCGATGGTTAGAAATCTTTAAATAAGGAACCTCTCGTCCCATTTCATAAGACATCAAACTATCTACTACTACCCCATCGTAATTGGCTTTAGGGATAATTTCTGGAGCTCCTCCTTGCCGTAATTCGGTCAAATTGCGAGATAATGGTTGATTCAATGGCTTGTTGGCCATATGTTTCATCACTTCCGGATCGTAGGTATGGGCATCCAGTCTATCCTTAATGATCGTTTTGACACCTTTAATATGAGGAATGTCTACCGGCCCAATTTGTTCAAGTCGATGAAGTTCAATTGCATAATCGTTGGCAAGCATGATCAGGTCTCCTTTTCATAGATCGTTCTCATTGCGTTTTGCATTTTCTGACTGATTTTATTATAAGATATTGAATTTAATATGCTTGTTAACAATTTAAAAATTATTTTATAAAATATGAAAAAAGCACTCCCTGCAATATTTTCACAGAGAGTGCTTTGACAATTAAATTTCAAGATTTTTATTTCTGATGGACTTATCGATTTTTCGAATAATGATCACTAAGATAATTGCTAATATCAAAATGATCAGTGCGGTTATATAAGAAAAACTCATCCCACTCAAAAACCAGTCTGGATTGTTCTTCGGATAGTAATTGACCGTCCGATGAGCCTTTAAACTCATTCCATAATACAAACTAGTTGTTGCCAGACTGACTCCTAATCCCATACCGATATTTCTAAATAAGGCAGTTAAACTACCTGCCACGCCTTGATATTCCTGTGGCGCATAACCCATGATCATCGGATTATTTTGGAATCCTCCGTTACCGACTCCTAGCAGCGAGATCATCAATGTAAATATGATCAAGTTCACATTTGCCGATATTTTGATCAAAAATACCAACGGGATCAAATACACTAACAAATTCCATAATGAAACGATAGTCGCATTATACTTATCGGTAAAATATCCGGCTATTGGTGCAGCGATAACGTTGGCTAATGGGATTGCCATCATGATCAATCCCGTCAGTGAAGTGCTCAAGTTACGGAAATTAGTTAAATAAAACGGCATGATAACATTGGCATAATATCCAACTGAAAAGACTAACAAGGCACTGACTAAACTCAGCGTCAGTCGAGGAATCTTGAAAATCGTAAGATCAATCAACGGATCTGAAACTCTTTTTTCAGTATAAATAAAGATGACCCACAAGATGACGCTGACAACAAAGATTGTGATGACCTTAGGATTGCTGAATCCAATATCTTGTCCCCAGAAAATACTGATGAAAAATGTGGCGATGGCAATCGCATATACCGTCACTCCGATCCAATCATACTTGATTGGCTCATGACTACGTTTAATGTCTCTTGGAAACATAAACCGACCGTAAATGTAGACGATAATACCGATGGGAATGTTGATGATAAAGATCCAATGCCAAGAAAGGACACTCAATATCAATCCACCTAATCCAGGTCCAGAAATATTCCCTAGTTGGGCGATGATACTATTGATCCCGTAGGCTCGTCCACGCAAGTGCATCGGAAAGATCATTGCGATTATCCCAATGTTTGTCGCCATACTCATACTGGCGCCAATTGCTTGGACGATTCGACCAAACAGCAAAATTGGCAACGTCGGACTCAAGGCACAGATCAGTGAACCAATCGTGAAAAAAATCGTCCCAGTCTGAAAAATTTTGATGTAGCCAATTTGATCAGCCATCCTGCCCCAAAACAATAACAGCATACAGATCAAGATCAGATAAACGGAGGTGACCCACTCCGCTCGATTCATTGGTATATTTAGATCCTTAGTTAAATTAGGAATCGCAATACTGACAATACTGGCATCTAGCAACTGCATAAATGACATAAAACTGGTGGCAAACAAAGTTAGCCAAATGTGTTTTTCCCTCAAAATAAAAATACAAATCCTTCCCAAATTAATTCATATAGTTATTTTATTACTTTTTCAATTCAAAAAGAGAAAAAGACGTTCTAAATTACTGAAATTACGTAATCTAGAACGCCTTTTTTAATAAGTTCATTTTTATTTGTCGAGCAAATTATGCTTAACCAAATAATCATGAGCAACTGTCTTAGCTTTTTTATGCTGGAAAGTTACTTGATAATTCATCTTCTGCATGTCTTCAGTTGTAATCTTGCCACTCAATTTATCTAGTGACTTCTTCAAGCCAGGATGTTCATCTATAGCTTTGCTTCTGACCAATGGTGCACCTTGGTAAGGTGGAAAGAAGTGCTTGTCATCTTGTAAGACAACTAGATGATACTTTTGAATTTGTGGATCAGTCGTGTATCCATCAACGGTATTCACCTTACCTGAGGCGATTGCCTTGTAACGGATACTTGGCTGCATTGTGTTGGTGGACCCAAATTTCAAATTATAAGTCTTCTTGATACCGGGATATCCATCCTTTTGGTTATAAAAATCAATATCGAACCCGGCTTTGACTTGGTCTTCAACATTCTGAAGGTCAGAAATAGTCTTTAAATTATACTTATCAGCAAATGACTTCGAAACCACTAATGCATAGCCGTTTTGATATTCCATTGGCGACAAATAATCCAGATTATCTTGTTTTTTCAACATTTGTTTTCCTTGTCGATAAATCTTTGTCGGATTCTTGCCATAATTATTAGCTTTGACCAGAGTCTCCATCACTGTTCCAGTAAACTCTGGATATACATCAATTTGACCGGCCTTTAGAGCTTTGTATAAAAAGTTGGTTGTCCCAAAGTTAGGTTTCAATTCGACTTTTTGCTTAGGATTATCCTGTTGGATCAAGTCCTTATACATGTTGATCAAAATTTCAGGTTCACTGCCCATTTTTCCGGCAATCGTAATTGTCGAAGGCGTCTTATTGACAGTTGAATAAATTCCCCAACCACCAAACAAAACGATCAATGTCAAAAATACAGCCATGATTTTCTTGAACGATAGTTTACCAATAAAACGGATCAAAGCTGAAAATACTAATGCCAAAGCGGCTGATAAAACAGCGCCAATAATTAACAGTGCATTGTTGTTAGTCTCGATACCTAACAAAATATAAGTACCTAGACCACCAGCACCAATCAGAGCTGCTAAAGTAGCAGTACCAATGATCATGACCATAGCGATTCTTAATCCGGACACGATCAGTGGCATTGCCAACGGGAGCTCGATTCGAGTTAGTTTATGAAATTTCGACAGTCCAAAGGCACTGGCTGCTTCTTCTAGACTTGGATCAATTGAGGTAAATCCAGTATAGGTGTTTTGAAAAATCGGCATCACTGCGTAAACGACTAAAGCAATGACCGCCGGAACCGTTCCGATACCAACTAATGGGATCAAAATTCCCAACAATGCCAAACTAGGGATTGTTTGCATAATACTGGTTATTTGTAAAACAACTTCAGCTACTTTAGTGTATCTTCTGAGTAATATTGCTGACGGAATTGCGATCACCGCTGCAATCAGCAATGAAATCAGAGAAATATTTAAATGCTGAACTAGTGAATTGAGAATATCTTGGTGTTGCGTTTGAAGAATATTAACTAAATTATTCACGAGCGGCCTCCTTATTCTCGATGAAATCTAAAACGTCATCTAAGACCAGCTCATAGGTATCATCGTGGAATTCGACAATGCCCCTTTTTCCAGTCCTTAGAATCGAGAGTAATTTCGGTATCTCACAGTCAAAACTGATTTTTTCAGCATTATTATCTGTCGACACCTTGTGACCGTATCCTTGAATAATTATCTTACCTGCTGTTGCAACTTCAGTTTCTTGCTCACCCTTGAAAAATGATTCGACAAAATCATTCGCAGGTTTATTCATGATTTCTTCTTGCGTACCCACTTGTTGGATGACGCCATCTTTTAGGATGGCGATTCTTGAACCTAGTCGCAGTGCTTCACGCATATCGTGAGTCACAAATACGATTGTTAGATTGTAATCTGCATTAGCATGCAAATCCAAAACGATATCCTGCAATTGCTTTCTGGATAGTGGATCCAATGCACTAAATGCTTCATCCATCAAAATAATGTTGGGATTGGTCGCGATTGCTCTGATGATACCGACACGTTGCTGTTCACCACCGGATAACTCATCTGGCATCCGGGTCGCATATAAGTCAGGATCCAGTCCAACTTTTTCCAGTAATTCACGGGCTCTGGCTCGACGTTGTTCACGAGGAACTTTCAACTCTTCCAACTGAATCGCAATATTTTCTTGAATATTTAAGTTTGGGAACAATGCAATGTTCTGCAGAACATAGCCCATTCCTAGACGTAATTGTTGCAAGTCATAATCATTGATGTCTTTGCCATCGATCTTAATGGTCCCTGATGTGGGCTTGATCAATTGGTTGATCATCTTGACCGACGTGGTCTTCCCGCTTCCACTTGGACCGACTAAGACAAAAAGTTCACCTGCATTAATGGTTAAATTTAAGTCTTTGATGACAGTTAAATCACCATACGACTTAGTAATATCCTCAAATTCAATCATGATATTTCCCCTCAGAAAAATACTAATAATATTCCTCATCTGTATTAATATCCTAATACTAACATAGCAGAAAATTATTCCTCTCCGTGATGCTCGGATTTTGATAAAAAAAGACATGAGGGATAATCCCGTCATGTCATGGTATTTTTATCTAAATACTGGTTTGCTATTACGATATTGAATATCCTCAACGCCGTCTAGAACGTTGGCATATCTTGCGGCAGCGAAGAAATAGTCTGAAAGACGATTGATAAATTTCAAGACATAATCATTGATTGGTTCGTCTTGAATCAATGAGACAATTTGGCGCTCCGCTCTTCTAGTCACTGTTCTCGCATAGTGCAATGAAGAAGCCGTCTTTGAGCCACCAGGCAAAATAAACTTTTGGGTCTTAGGAACTTTTTCAGTGTATTCGTCGATCTTCTTTTCTAACCAATCAACGTACTTGTGGTCCTCAGTAAAAATGAATTCGTGCTTAGTATCATTTTGAGAAATAGCTAAATCCGTTCCACAGTCAAATAACAATTGTTGGATTTCTGTTAATTCGTCGTTAAAAACTTTAGTCTTATCGGATAAGTTTGCGATAACCACGCCAACTAATGAGTTGAGTTCATCAACTGAACCATAAGCTGTAACTCTTTTGTCAGACTTATACATCACATCATTACCGATAATTCTGGTCTTACCTTTGTCACCAGTTCTAGTATATATTTTCATAATTTCCCTCTCAAATTTGAATTTTTGTGGAAATATCCTTTGCAACTTTTGCAATGTTCATAATATCATACTCGTCTGGTTCTAACTCAATTTTTAAACAATCCGTTCCAATCTGGGCTCCGGTTTTTTCAAACTGCTTGGCAAACTTATCAACGGCAACATTGTAATATTCGCCATAATAAGTATCACCAGAACCTAAGACTGTGTAGTACTTACCGGTCAGATCAACATCGGCTAGGTCTTCATAAAAATCCATACCTTCTTCTGGAAGTGCTCCCTCGTCATAGGTGTAGACGCAAACAAAGCAGAGATCATAATCCTCAAAGTCATTCGGATCTGTCTGGCTCATTTCGGTTTCAACGACTTCTATACCTAATTTATCCAATTGATCAGCTAAAATATCCGCTAACATTTGATTGTTGCCAGTAATAGTTGCGTAAACGATCAAAGCTTTCGCCATGGTATCAATTCTCCCTCGTCATTTTTAAAACAGTCTGTTTCAAGACATTTCTAGGATGTGCTGGTGACCAAGCGTCAAATCCTAATTCGTTCATCGTCCGTTGCGTCGACATCCCCAACGTATAATATTTTGCGGACATAAATTGACTGGGCAACAATTCTTCAATAGCTTCAAAACGATAAAATGCCGATGGACTAGTAATCAACACCTTAGTAAAATCAGCATCGCCAATTTTTTTAATTGCACGGTCTTGGTCCTCTTTAGTCCAGACATTTTGATACGCATCAATATTAGTTACCTTAGCTCTCAGTGGTAAGTCAGGCGCTAAATTACCTTTTAAAAAGACGATATTACCTTGGTTAGCAAATTCTTCGTCTAATTTTTTCACCAAAGACTCGCGATTCTCGACCTCTGAAACGATCACATTTGTAAATTTGAAACTTCTTAATAATGCGGCAGCTTTGTGACTGATCACCGCAACTTGTTTATCAGTCGATACATCAGATTTAACTAAGGCTTGAATTGCCAGCATACTAGTTACGACTAAACAATCGCTATTAGCGATGACTTCATACTGTCGCTTGGTCCATTGATTATACTCAATTCGCTTCAATGGCAAAAAAAGCGGACTCCATTTTTGAAGGCCCGCTAACATTTCGTCGTTAAATTTGTCTTGTGGATAAGTAATTAGAATAGCCATTTGATCATCCCACATTTCTTTTAACTAGTTTAAAATTTTGTTTTGAATCGCCGGAAAATTCTGTGTAGCACCCGGCATCAAAGTGAATATCCCAAAATTCATGGGTGTCATTTAGCAGATATTGGTCAATTATTCTGAGTGCACCTAAATGAGCTACTACTAGGATATTTTGATAATTATTTTTTTGACCATCAGAAATTATTTGATTGATTGTGCGTTTGACGTGGTCTGAAAATTGATAAAAATCTTCAGCTTCTGGTGGCACATATTCAAATGGTTGATTTAACCAAAGCTGCCACTCTTTTGGATAACTAGCTTCGATCTCGTCTGCATCCAGTCCCTCCCACTTGCCGAAGCCCTTCTCATTCAATCCTGGTAGTTTGACAATCGGAGTATCAGGATTTAAACAAGGTTTCAAAGTTTGGTAAGTCCTAATTAGACCACTGCAATAGCCAACATCAAATTGCCAATTATTCTTGCGCAAGGTATTGGCTAAATGATGAGCCTGCCGAATGCCCTTGTCGTCCAAACTGACGTCTGACAAACCATAGAACTTCTTTTGTAAATTCCACTCAGTCTCTCCGTGCCTAGCAAAAACTAATCTCATAGTTTTACCACTGCAGCATATGCAATCATAAAGATCACTTGGCAGATACTGGCGTAGGCGCCTAAGGTATCTCCAGTGAATCCACCTAATTGCTTGTTGATCCAATGTTTATACACAAAGACAAACAAGGCAGCAACGATATATCCAACTAAGCCTTTCCAGCCTAAACCGAGAAAAATCACAATGATTGCCAATAATTGACTAACAGCTGCACGCCAAGGTGCAATCTGTCCCCAACTTTTGAGCAATCCCTTCTCTTTTTCAGAGTTAGAAATTCTTAGAAAAATCAGCGATATTCCGGTTTTGGTATTCATGATGGTTATGGCAGCTAAAAAGACATTGGTCATGATGCTGAGATGGCCACTGATAAAGTAGGTCAAACCAATCATTAATAAATAGTAATAGATCAGTGCTAAAGCACCCATCGTACCTGATCGGCTATCCTTCATGATCTCGTACATTTTTTCTTTGTTACGAGAACTGAACATCCCATCAGCAGTATCTGCCAGAGCATCTAAATGAAAACCACCAGTGATCATGCCATCGATGACTAACAAGAAGATCCAGCACAGCCAAGTTGGAAATACAAAACTCAGTCCCCAAAAGCAGAGTGCTTCAATTGCACCAAGGATCAAACCAAATAAAGTTAAATATTGAATTCCCTTATTAAATTTTTCTTGAGGCTCGTCGATTGGAATAGGAATCGGTACCCTGGTAAAAAATTGTCCATACAATATCAATGACGTTATCAAAATATTACCTCTACTTTATTTTTTGTGGCAGACCGCTGATCACAAACCAGACCTCATCGCTCTTACTGGCAATCAGCTTATTGACTGAACCATAGATGTCACGCAAGATCCGCGTCAATTTAGTTGCGGGAACGATTCCAAGACCCACCTCATTAGTCACGATAACTAAGGTCTTGTGGCGACGACTGTTGACCTCAATAATATTGATCCACTGTTGCAAAATATAGCTAGTCGCTTCATCGATCTGGTCTTGATTCATTTGATTGATATAGGCATCGAAGTTAAATTTATTTCCCTTAGCTTCGTTGACCCAATCAAAAAATAAATTAGTGATCATATTGGTGGCATCGTCGAGTAGAAACTGAGTAGTAGCTGATTGGTCCATAAATTTAGCGATACTGTCATAGCGTTCTTCAGTTGTCCAATGTTTAGAACGGCGTGCACGGTGTTTGTTGATCCGGTTGGACATTTCAGCATCGCTTAAATTGACCATGCCAGTAGCAATGTAACAAACTTGATCTTCACGACTGTATAAATTTTCAGCGTACTCTGATTTCCCGCTTCTGGCACCGCCGGTAACCATGATTAAATGTTCCATATTATTTCCTCAATCGAGCAATCTGTTTTAATTCTGGATGATTTTTAGAAAAGTCATCAGCGTCATTATTTGCAACTGCGACCAATAAAACTGTCGAAGGACCAGCAGTCTTATTAATTTGTGATTGGTCAATTCCATTTGCCAATTCAAGTTTCAAGTCATCGCTATTAGCTAAAACTCCTAGCTCATATCCAACTCCTTTAGATCCAACCGGAATCATGTCAACGACAGCTTTTTCACGGCGTAGATCAATTGCTTGTTTGACTTTAAAAATATTATCCAAATTAGCCAAAACTTCGTTTCCCATTAAAGGTACTCCCAGTTGAAAAACTGCTAGATCCTGAGTGTTTTCAAAAGATTTGTGAGCAGCACGACCAATCACAGTCACGCTGACAGTCGTCATCTGAATATCCAAATTGTCCTCAGTACTGCCATTGATCGATAAATCAGGATAACCCATTTCGACCAAATCTTGTTTCATCTGGTCAATGACTTTAATACCGGTCGGATCATACTCGACACTCAAAGTATTGATCACATTGATTGGCGTTGCTCCATAAGAAATTAGCTCAAGCATTGCCGTTCGTAATGTAAACGAGACTGATATCTCTGGCGAGCATTTAACAATGTCCAATTCACGGTCTCCAAATCCAGCACTGATATCGCAACTAACAACTAGATCTTCTTGTTTATTAATTGGCGTGATCGTTAAATCACGATATTGATGACTGCCTGCTTGCATAATTGCTCCTTATTTTTCAACATTTGCAAATGCATCGCTGAAGACTTCGATTGTCTTGTCGATATCTGCATCAGTATGTTTAGTTGAAATAAAACTAGTTTCATATGGTGATGGTGCTAAGTAAATACCACGTTTGATGACATATTGGAAGAAACGACTGAAGTAATCCTTGTCTGATTTTTGAACGTCGGCAAAGTTTTCTACTGGCCCTTCATTAAAGAAGTATCCCCACATAGTGCCACGGTGACGAATTGTAAATGGTACGCCATTTTTATCAGCTGCAGCTTTAAGAGCCTTGCAGAGACGATCCAACTTAGCATCCATATCAGCATATTTGTCAGCATTTAATTGCTCTAGTGTCTTGATACCAGCCATCATAGCTAATGGATTCCCTGATAAAGTACCTGCGTGATAAACCTTTCCATCTGGCGTGATGTTTCTCATGATCTCTTCGCGTCCACCAAATGTACCAACTGGAAGACCGCCACCGATAACCTTACCCAAGGTAGTCAAGTCAGGATGAATTCCGTACAAGTGCTGTGCACCATTCATGTCGCATCTAAATCCACTCATAACTTCATCAAAAATCAAGACTGAACCATGTTCTTCAGTAACCTTACGCAAAGTCTTCAAGAATGACTCTTTAGCGGGAACAAAGCCCATGTTACCTGCTACAGGTTCAACGATAACTCCGGCAATTTCATCGCCACGACGTTTGAATAAATCGATTACAGCTTCTTCATCGTTATATGGAACAGTCAATGTTTCAAGAGCCACATTTCTAGGAACGCCTGGAGAAGTATTGATATCAAAAGTAGCCAAGCCTGAACCAGCATCAACTAGCAATGAGTCTGAATGACCGTGGTAGCAGCCAATAAACTTAACGATCTTGTCACGCTTCGTGTATCCACGTGCTAATCTAACTGCACTCATCGTTGCTTCAGTACCTGAAGAAACCATTCTCATCAATTCCATTGATGGTACGAATTGTTGAACTAATTCAGCAATTCTGTTTTCAAGCAAAGTTGGAGCACCAAAACTAGTACCCTTATCGATTGTATCTTTTAAGGCTTCAATAACGACATCGTCAGCGTGACCTAAAATAAGTGGTCCCCATGACAAAACGTAATCAATGTACGAGTTTCCATCCACATCGTATAAGTTTTGATTCTTGCCTCGTTCAATAAAGATTGGTGACATGTTGACATTTTTGTATGCACGAACTGGACTGTTAACTCCACCTGGCATTAATTTGACGGCTTCTTTATAAGCTGCAATTGATTGTTCGAAACTTCTCATTATTATCCCCCAGTGATTACTTTTGATTGTCTAAATAGTTAGCAAAGTCTTTTGCAAAATAAGTGATGATCAAATCAGCACCTGCACGCTTCATGCTCGTTAGTGTTTCATAAACGACACTTTGTTCATCAATCCAACCATTTTGTGCGGCTGCCTTGATCATTGAATATTCTCCAGAAACGTTATACGCAACTAAAGGCAATTTCGTATGGTCCTTAACTTCTCGCATGACGTCTAAGAATGCCATTGAAGGCTTGACCATGACAAAGTCTGCACCCTCGTTTTCATCACTAATAGTTTCTCTCATGGCATCCAAACGATTAGCAGGATCCATTTGGTAAGTCTTACGGTCGCCAAACTTAGGTGATGAATTAGCTGCATCACGGAATGGACCATAAAAACTTGATGCGTATTTAACCGCATAGGACATGATCGGAACATTGACCAAATCATTCTTATCTAATCCTTCACGAATAGCAGCAACGTATCCATCCATGGCATTTGAAGGAGCGATAATGTCGGCTCCTGCTTTAGCTTGAGAAACGGCCGT from Companilactobacillus sp. includes these protein-coding regions:
- the hemL gene encoding glutamate-1-semialdehyde 2,1-aminomutase, with the translated sequence MRSFEQSIAAYKEAVKLMPGGVNSPVRAYKNVNMSPIFIERGKNQNLYDVDGNSYIDYVLSWGPLILGHADDVVIEALKDTIDKGTSFGAPTLLENRIAELVQQFVPSMELMRMVSSGTEATMSAVRLARGYTKRDKIVKFIGCYHGHSDSLLVDAGSGLATFDINTSPGVPRNVALETLTVPYNDEEAVIDLFKRRGDEIAGVIVEPVAGNMGFVPAKESFLKTLRKVTEEHGSVLIFDEVMSGFRCDMNGAQHLYGIHPDLTTLGKVIGGGLPVGTFGGREEIMRNITPDGKVYHAGTLSGNPLAMMAGIKTLEQLNADKYADMDAKLDRLCKALKAAADKNGVPFTIRHRGTMWGYFFNEGPVENFADVQKSDKDYFSRFFQYVIKRGIYLAPSPYETSFISTKHTDADIDKTIEVFSDAFANVEK
- the hemB gene encoding porphobilinogen synthase produces the protein MIKFDRHRRLRTSAAMRDLVRETHVLKTDLIQPVFIEDGLMGKTEIKSMPGVFHFGMDTVLDEIQEIVNDGIKAIILFGLPKDEDKDEVGTGAWSDDGIVQQATRLIKKNYPDLIVIADCCMCEYTSTGHCGIVRDGYVQNDESLEYITRTAVSQAKAGADIIAPSNAMDGYVAAIREGLDKNDLVNVPIMSYAVKYASSFYGPFRDAANSSPKFGDRKTYQMDPANRLDAMRETISDENEGADFVMVKPSMAFLDVMREVKDHTKLPLVAYNVSGEYSMIKAAAQNGWIDEQSVVYETLTSMKRAGADLIITYFAKDFANYLDNQK